A genomic window from Scatophagus argus isolate fScaArg1 chromosome 17, fScaArg1.pri, whole genome shotgun sequence includes:
- the snapin gene encoding SNARE-associated protein Snapin → MAAAAVVETSVGKDAIAEGLLDLLKPAVQQLDLHVHSVRESQVELREHIDNLATELCRINEHQKVALDLDPYVKKLLNARRRVVLVNNILQNAQERLRRLNHNVAKETARRKTMLEASAVFASRSPSKP, encoded by the exons ATGGCCGCAGCTGCTGTTGTAGAGACTTCTGTAGGTAAAGATGCTATCGCCGAGGGACTGCTGGACCTCCTGAAGCCAGCTGTCCAACAGCTCGACTTGCATGTACACTCAGTCAG AGAAAGCCAAGTAGAATTAAGAGAACACATAGACAATCTGGCTACAG AGTTATGCAGGATAAATGAACATCAGAAGGTTGCCCTAGATCTGGACCCTTATGTAAAGAAGCTGCTGAATGCAAGGCGCAGAGTAGTGCTGGTAAACAACATACTGCAGAATGCACAG GAACGTCTGAGGCGCCTAAACCACAACGTGGCTAAGGAGACAGCACGAAGAAAGACCATGCTGGAGGCTTCAGCAGTATTCGCCTCCCGCTCCCCCAGTAAACCCTGA
- the chtopa gene encoding chromatin target of PRMT1a: MSAASSQKVVLKSTTKVSLNERFTNMLKNKQPTAVSIRATMQQQHLASARNRRLAQQMENRPSVQAALNHKQSLKQRLGKSNIQARLGRPVGALLRGGAPGGRGGMRGMTRGGLRGRARGGALRGALSLRGKRVLTGVPMRGRGAAGRLTMRRGGRHRGGASGRGGALSRGAARGGVARGRGGLRGRGGFAGRGGRGRGRGRGIGRPAVTREQLDNQLDAYMSKTKGHLDAELDAYMAQADPDSME, translated from the exons ATGAGCGCAGCCTCCTCCCAAAAAGTTGTCCTGAAAAGCACCACCAAAGTGTCCCTAAATGAGCG CTTCACTAACATGCTGAAGAATAAGCAGCCCACTGCGGTAAGCATTCGAGCCACCATGCAACAGCAGCATTTGGCCAGTGCCCGTAATCGCCGGCTGGCCCAGCAGATGGAGAACCGACCCTCAGTGCAAGCTGCTCTAAATCACAAGCAG AGCCTGAAGCAGCGTCTGGGGAAGAGCAACATCCAGGCCAGGCTGGGTCGGCCTGTTGGGGCTCTGCTGCGTGGAGGAGCTcctggaggcagaggaggaatgCGGGGGATGACCAGGGGAGGTCTTAGAGGACGAGCCAGAGGAGGTGCATTGAGGGGAGCTCTGTCCCTGAGAG GGAAGCGTGTGCTTACAGGTGTTCCCATGCGAGGCCGTGGCGCTGCTGGCCGTCTGACGATGCGCAGAGGAGGCCGTCACCGCGGAGGAGCTTCTGGCAGAGGAGGAGCTCTGTCCCGAGGAGCAGCACGAGGGGGAGTAGCCAGAG GCCGCGGTGGGCTGCGTGGTCGTGGTGGCTTTGCTGGTCGAGGCGGTCGCGGCCGTGGACGGGGCCGAGGCATTGGCCGACCAGCTGTGACCCGTGAACAACTTGACAATCAGCTGGATGCCTACATGTCAAAGACCAAAGGTCATCTGGATGCTGAACTGGATGCCTACATGGCCCAGGCAGATCCAGACAGTATGGAGTGA